The Phaseolus vulgaris cultivar G19833 chromosome 10, P. vulgaris v2.0, whole genome shotgun sequence DNA window agttggacttgggggacttgggggaggaatcaggctcTGCGTTCGTGCGTGTCATGGtgtaaataaatagctggagaaagaagagaggaaaaagggtttagcaagtgtagccatggTAGGAAAGGGAGTGAACCCCaggaaacatcacccacgcgagaaaacccagagaaggaaggagaagtggaggaacgcagtaatgcatgaataacaacagtcccaggcagttcaataaatcaaaCAATGCGACGAAGGGGAAGGGTCGTTAGTGTtcgaaaatcatacctttgctatCGAAGGGAAGATGGAAGAAGAGCACAGGAAGGGAAGAACAGCAATCGCGGAGAAAAGggtttgaagaagatgaacagtgcggagatgcagagggaatggatgtaacagtggtgtgagcgcggggtttggagataacttaaacgttacatttcgtaacccaagaggcgctaactaagagccgtgggatcgtgccacgtgtcagaggatcaattgcccaagggaaacgcaagggtctctGGAGGCTggccgcgcgatgggccacgtggtgcgcgatcaagggtagccccaaaaggtgttattatcACCCTTTCAGGGGATGTCCAATCggccattaagaatacccctgtggttcagaaagtgtcacgtcagtaattcgaagaattgttgactcagcagagaatgacacgtcatcaggagggcacgtggacggcgtgggcgaggctttagtctttgcgctgaagacaagtcttcggcttaagactggggggcttgtgtaccgtcccgtatccaggcgttgactaagtcaaggtcaaagtcaacgactggagagtcaaagtaaACGTAAGGTGCCACCTAGGGAGAGAGACGctaagtgccagcatcgccatgaggaagcgtcgccaaggcaagacgtcgcctaggtgaaggcgtcgcccaaccagggcgtcgccagatcaaacagtgttaaagcaaggcaatcacagtgtggttccccgatacccatgggtaggaaagaccatggagggagcgacaccgtgggaaggcctcaggtcccgatagctcGGGGAAGcgataaagagaaagaaaaggtggattcaaggccatagtgatagcatcagggtagggcagcctgactcgtgaagtacccctgccgccccagagacgccttcgggacagatacgacccaagaggaaggtcacgcccagggtaaccgggtgcagggtacgagaggaaggcagatacgctctcagagtaagtgactagatgattgggggcatgagttggcacccaaaaagtcacccctagcgcagtagcactcccagcaggaggactcacacgtagaaacgtccccaggtgggcagaagcgcccccagatggggtcacggcgtcgtgaggccctccacgtgtacaacagccatgtcagaatggaaacaccccttggtcaggtgccaggtaattaaagtcattcaatacagtttccgtttcgaacgttcaggtactatgatggctcccaagcgtttcaacgtcttaaatgcgctacgttttctaattaaacgctttaatgagtgcgttacgtttgtgattaaaagcgctttaaggcgctttaaatgcttgggaggtttaaatagcgcggggaatgttggaaacggggttggaacttttggcaaatttacgagaactctctggttgcttgctcgtgcttcaaggttacgtacaagtgactggggaatatttttgcctgaaggagacaatacacaattattttttaccaccttcagagtgccatacgcggtgctcagagacgtagctGAACAATTTTgatgtttcttgctggctgacttgagcgtcggagtgcaaacggccgctagggcgcctctttgtcctcttttttgcaggaatccacagataaccagtgggaaggagtccctagctgacggttgaggtcgtgcacgaagacgtcccggtcaaccggacggaacataaACATAgcttctttttaccaccttcagagtgccatacgcggtgctccgatacggaggtgcatagtttctggtgtttcttgctggctgacttgagcgtcggagtgcaaacggccgctagggcgcccttttgtccttctttgcaggattacacaggtaaccagtgggaaggagtccctagctgacggttgaggtcgcgcacgaagacgtcccaggtcaaccgaacggaacatttggcgcccaccgtggggccgaagaGGCTCCTTCGCCCCTCAACTAGGGGGACAAACTCCCCTTAGACctcgactggggggcttgttccCGTATGCCAATACAGTCCCACATCGTTCAGGAATCAAGGCCAagggcagtttatatactccctcctcccttcacccttcgaggcgccttttcaggacaaaaccgtgacggagcactgacctccaaagcggacaatacctcggATGTGGTGATTGTCCCTAGCGGTGTTGCCCAAcgacttgaggtcggaacatttggcgcccaccgtggggccgatataaaacattggTCCCATCGCAAGTTCGAAAAGATCTATCAAGTCACGATCGCGTTTGAGAAAACAGGGAAGGATGGCCACCACTAGACGAGGTACCGCACGCGCTACGGGAGAAGAgatgtccatgcagcaggtcctggagataatgcgggggctgcaggatgatATGGCGGATTCAAAGAtagagcaagagcgcatgcaggcggatcttgacgcctcgcatgtgaGAAACGACGAGCTCCGTCGCGttaatgaggagttgcgtcggAGTCTGAGGAACAATCAGGTGCAGCGCGAGAACGAAGAGGTGGAACATCTCACCCCACCCAGGGAGTTCttcactcccttctcgcaggagatcctggaTGCGCCGATCCCCAACACCTTCGCAGGACCTAAGGCGattttcactgggatggaggaccctgaggcgcatctcacaGCGTTCCACACACAAATGGTGTTAGTGGGCGGTTCTGACGCCgcaaggtgcaagctcttcatgagtaCTTTGACAtgaatggccatggattggtttatcagccttcctagcggccatatcacctctttcCAACAGCTGTCCCAGTTGTTTAGAGAGCAATACCTGGCGAAcagggccccgccgccggtatcttacgatctgtttgatgtgaagcaataccaaggggaaggtttgaaggagtatatcaaccgGTTCGGGTCCCAAGTGGTGAAAGTGGGCACGACggaggagcccatgattgtgtatgcCTTCAGGAAAGGCGTATGTCTTGGCCCTTTTTGCGAATCTATTATTCGCAATCGTCCaaggacttttgctgaaatacggcgtcgggcggtggaaCATATTGCCTCTGAAGCagaggtgtgcgagaagcgcaccagcgtggTACCTTCGCGCCCGAGAGCGCAAACGCGGGcccaacccgtcagggtcaacgagaccacgacggggaggaaaaagccagaggggagacgcccctatgagaccAGGAAACCCCAGCCCAAGGGTCCAGCAAGAGGGGATCGCCCAGTCAGAGAGAgggcaagaccggcgaggtacaactttgtggtggagttgaaggacctgatcgccgtgcctaatatagctgagaggttgaggcgaccggcgaaaactgacaaggtgttagggccacgGAAAGActcctggtgtgagttccacgaggctttcggtcatcACATTGACAACTTCCTCTCGTTGGGTTATCAGcttgatgagctggtgaggagcgggtttctgaaggattacaTCGCAGAACCCGCCGCGACCGCCGCCCTGCCGGCGCCAACAGAGGCgcaagcgcacgagatgccagttctaggcgaggtccacaccattgctggaggtttttccagCGGGGGACCCatcgcctcccagcgaaagaaatacgcgaagGGGGTCAATTCAATTGAAGAGAGAATCTCGGgtgagccatgggagtcggacctcgtgttcatgagaggggatctccgagatgtggtaccccacgacaacgaccccgttgtcatctcagtcgtcacagccggaagaAAGGTGCATAGGGTTCTGGTCgatcagggaagttcagcagacgtcagTTTCTTctcgacattcaacaagttgtGATTGTCCCCTGACCttctgaggccctacacaggctgcctatatgggttcgcagacaaccaggtggaagtccgaggctacttgGAACTGAGGACGACATTCACAGATGGGGAAGCCTCGCGCACCGAAAGCATACGATACTTGGTCGTGAACGTTCAttccgcctacaacatcttaTTGGGGAGACCGGCGCTGAATAGGCTCAACGCGGTATCCTCCACgcgtcatatgaagatgaagttgccagacCTCAGCGGCAAGGTAATAgttatcaagtcggatcagaaggaagcgcggaagtgttatgaaaacagcctaAAATCGAAGAAgagcgtgttcatggtgtttgagcgTCCGCCAAGGGTCGACGCGACAATGATAGAGGGGACGCCCTCCGGGTCAACGCctattgaggcgacgcccgaagcagaCACGCTCATGGAGGAGGGTCTCGACGGCACGGCGCCAGcggaagaggcgacgcccgtgCAGGATAACAGCAGGGACCAACAAGCGACTAACGTGGTGGATAGGGACATTGGCGGCAAGACGTTTAAACTAGGGTGTCTGCTGGGCCAAGAAGAGCAGGAGGCGGTGGCAGAGGTGATCTCACGCCATTTGGACGCTTTTgcgtggtctgcctcggacatgcctggcatcgaccctgatttcttatgtcatcacctcagcatggacgccacggttcgccccgtgcgccaaaggaggaggaaattcaatgaagagaggcagctAGTGGTATGcgaagaaacgcagaagctgctgagggctggccacatcagggaaatccaataccccgagtggctagccaacgtcgtcctggtaaagaaggcgaatgggaagtggaggatgtgtgtggacttcacaGACCTAAACAAGGTGTGCCctaaggactcgtacccactgcccagcatTGACGCGTTGGTAGATAGCGcctccggcagcaaggtgctaagtttcctggatgctttctcggggtacaaccagattaaaatgcacccgagagatgaaaGTAAAACCGCATTCATGACGGAAACCAGCAGTtattgttacaaggtgatgcctttcggcttgaagaatgcgggtgccacctaccaaaggctgatggacaaagTCCTAGCACCCATGTTAGGAAGAAACgtatacgcctacgtggatgatatggtagtggCGTCGAAGGATAAGGCACAGCATGTGGCAGACCTGGAGGAATTAttcgtcactatatccaagtaccgcctcaaactaaaccctgagaagtgtgtcttcggggtagaggccggtaagttcttgggttttatgctcacagagagggggatagaagcgaaccccgacaaatgtgcagcgattatcgccatgcgaagcccgacgtcggtaaaggaagtgcagcagctgacagggcggatggcggcactctcaaggtttgtttccgccgtaggagagaaggggcacccgtattttcagtgcctcaagagaaatagtcgctttgcatggactgacgaatgcgaagcggctttcattaagttaaaagagtacctggcgacgccaccggtcctctgcaagccaGTGACAggtgtgcccctccggctgtacttcGCCGTGACAGAGCGAGCTATCAGCTCAGtgttggtccaggagcaggaccagatccaaaagcccatctatttcgtgagcaaggcacTACAAGGcgctgagacgagataccaggcatTGGAGAAGGCGGCACTGGCAGTGGTGttttcggccaggaggctccgtcattacttccacagctttacggtggtagtgatgacaaacctccctatacagaaggtgctgcaaaAGCCCGACATGGCGGAaaggatggtgcgctgggcggtggagctttcagaattcgacatccagtatgagcccagagggtccatc harbors:
- the LOC137817376 gene encoding uncharacterized protein, producing the protein MAMDWFISLPSGHITSFQQLSQLFREQYLANRAPPPVSYDLFDVKQYQGEGLKEYINRFGSQVVKVGTTEEPMIVYAFRKGVCLGPFCESIIRNRPRTFAEIRRRAVEHIASEAEVCEKRTSVVPSRPRAQTRAQPVRVNETTTGRKKPEGRRPYETRKPQPKGPARGDRPVRERARPARYNFVVELKDLIAVPNIAERLRRPAKTDKVLGPRKDSWCEFHEAFGHHIDNFLSLGYQLDELVRSGFLKDYIAEPAATAALPAPTEAQAHEMPVLGEVHTIAGGFSSGGPIASQRKKYAKGVNSIEERISGEPWESDLVFMRGDLRDVVPHDNDPVVISVVTAGRKVHRVLVDQGSSADVSFFSTFNKL